The nucleotide sequence GCCCGGGCCGACGTCCTGGGCTGGGGTCGGGCCGGCGAGATCACGGTGAGCCTGCCGCCCGAGACGTCCCGGCGGCTCGCGGTCACCACGCGGCAGGGCACTGGCGTGCTGTTCGCCGGCGCCGACCTCGACTCCCTGACCGCCACCAACGCCGACGGCGCGGTGGTGCTCGGCGGGTCGGCCCGTCGCCTCGAGGTGCGCACCCAGGACGCCGACGTCGTGACCCGCGAACCCGTCGCCGTCGCCGAGTCGTTCGTCGCCGACACGGTGAACGGCGACGTCACCGTCGACTTCGCCGACGCCGCCCCCGCGACGATCGAGGCGGCGACCGAGACGGGCGACGTCGCGCTCGGCCTGCCCGACCCCGGCCCCTACCTGGTGCGTGCTTCCGGCACGTCGACCCGGGTGCGGGTGTCGGAGACCGAGGATGCCGGCCGTGCCGCCGCCCGGGTCACCGTGCGCGCCGGTGACGGCAGTGCCGTGGTCGACCGGTCGGGTGCGCCGCGCCTCGCCCGGCACGACCGCCCCTGAGCAGGGTTCATGTGAGCCGCCTATGAATCGACTGGCGGCGGAACCGATGCTCGGCAGAATGAGGGCATGACGACGTCGCAGGTCGGCGGTGCAGCGCCACGGCAAGCCGCGCTGGGCCGTCTGCCCCGCATGTACCGGGCCGACGGATCACCGATCCGGGCACTGCTAGTCGACGACGAACGCGCCCTGACCAACCTCGTCCAGATGGCGCTGAAGTTCGAGGGCTGGACGGTCGACGTCGCGCACGACGCCGCGGAGGCCGTCGCCCGCTACCGCGCCAACACCCCCGACGTCGTCGTCCTCGACATCATGCTGCCCGACATGGACGGCCTCGGCGTACTCGAGCGGCTGCGGGAGTCGGGCGGCTACACCCCGATCCTGTTCCTCACCGCGCGCGACTCGGTCCGCGACCGCGTCAACGGCCTGACCGCCGGCGGCGACGACTACATGACCAAGCCCTTCAGCCTCGAGGAACTGGTCGCGCGCCTGCGCGGGTTGCTGCGCCGCTCGGCGTATCTCACGCCCGAGGACGAGCAGGTACTCACCGTCGGCGACCTCGTCCTCGACGGCTCCAGCCACACGGTCACCCGCGGCGGCACCGACATCGCCCTCACGTCCACCGAATACGAGCTGCTGCGCTTCCTGATGCGCAATCCCCGACGGGCGGTCGCCCGCCAGGAGATCCTGGATCGCGTGTGGAACTACGACTTCGGCGGTCGGTCCAGCATCGTGGACCTCTACGTGTCCTACCTGCGCAAGAAGATCGACTCCGGTCGCGCACCCATGCTGCACACGGTGCGCGGCGTCGGCTACGCGCTGCGGCCCGTCGAATGAGCAGCGTGCGGCGCCGCGGCTGGCGCACCTGGCCGCTGCGCCGGCAGCTGGTGCTCGGCGTCTCCGCGGTGGTGGTGACGGTGCTCATCACGGTGGGCACCATGTCGGTGCTGACGCTGCGCTCGTCGGTGACCGGCATCGTCGACACCCAATTGACCGCTGCGGCAGACGGTTTCAGTCAGAGCGTGGCCAAGTACCGCGCGACGCCGCTGCCCGACGGCGGCGGACTGCCACCTGCGGACGCCGTCAAGCCGCTCCACCTCGTCATCGGGCAGGCACCGGGAAACATCATCGTCGCGACCCGTGACGGACGGGTCGTCGACTCGGCCATGTTCGGTGACGGCGAGGCGACCGACGCACCCGCCGAAGCGGTCGCCGAGCTGACCGAGCACGCCGAGCAGGTCGGCAGCGCGCACAACCTGTGGTTGTCGGGCCTCGGCAAGTACCGCATGACGAGCCGGACCAGCGGTCCCGGCGAGGTTCTGATCACCGCGGCGTCGCTGCGCCAGGCCAGCGCCGCCGCGACGCGCGAGACGATCATCGTCGCCGCGCTCACCGCGCTGGCGCTCATCGTCACGGCCGCGGGCACGTTGGCGATCGTGCGGGTGGCGCTACGTCCGCTCGGCCGGGTCGCCGCCACCGCCGCCGAGGTCGCCGCCACGCCACTGAGCCGCGACCGCTACGCCATCACCCCGCGCGTCCCCGCCGGCGACACCGACCCGCGCACCGAGGTCGGTCTGGTCGGCGACACGCTCAATCAACTGCTCGCGCACGTGGAGGGGGCGCTGACCGACGTCGCCGCCTCCGACCGCCGCATGCGCCAGTTCATCACCGACGCCAGCCACGAACTGCGCACCCCGCTCGCGGCGATCGGCGGCTACGCCGAACTCACCCGGCAGGACAGTTCCGTGCTGCCGGAGACCACCGAGTACTCGCTCGCGCGCATCGAGGCCGAGGCGGCGCGGATGAACGCGCTGGTGTCCGACCTGCTGCTGCTGGCCCGGTTGGACGAGGGCCAGGATCTGGAGAAGACCGACGTCGACCTGGCGGACCTGGTGGTCAACGCCGTCAACGACGTCGCGGTGTCCGCGCCCGCTCACCGGTGGACCACCACCGTGCCCGACGAACCGGCGTGGGTGCACGGCGACCGCGCGAAATTGCATCAGGCCGTGGCCAATCTGCTGGGCAACGCCCGCGACCACACGCCGGCGGGCACGACGGTGCTGGCCCGCGTCGTCGGTGGGGCGGCCATCCGGCTCGAGGTGCGCGACGACGGCCCGGGCATCGCTCCCGAACTGCAGCCGCACCTGTTCGAACGATTCGTCCGCGCCGACCGCGCGCGTTCCCGCGACTCCGGCAATTCGGGTCTGGGACTGGCGATTGCGCAGTCCATCGTCGAGGCGCACGGCGGGACGATCACCGTGACCTCCGGCGGCGGCGCGACGTCGTTCACGATGACGCTCCCGGCCGCCGAACCGACACGCGCCTACGGTGAGGCCGACCTCGCCATGTCCCGGCAGTAGACCGGTCGGACCGGTCAGGCCGGTCGGGCCGCCCAGGCCGATCAGGCCAACGTGGCCATGACGTCGGCGACCGATCCCGTCCTCGCCTGCCGGAAACCGGTTCCCGCCCAGACGTTGACGCCACCGGGGTCACCGGCCTTGATCGCCGCCGCGCGCAGCGGGCTGGTCAGATAGTGGATCTCGGGATACCCGAACGGCGCGTCCGCGTCGTGGTCCACCACGAACCGGTTGCGCAGCCCACGGGCATACCGCCCGGAGAAGCACCGCGTCACCACGGTCTCGGTCAGCTCCGGATCCCGCAGCGCCGCGCGGTGCACCGGGCTGCTGCCCGCTTCGTCGGTCAGCAGGAACGCGGTACCCAATTGCGCGGCGACCGCGCCGAAGCCGAGGACGTCGGCGACGTCGGCCGCGCTCATCAACCCGCCGGCCGCCACCACCGGCACACCGAGACTCATCGCGGTGGCGCGGACCAGTTGGTCGAGCGGCTGGGTGGCCGGTGAGGCCAGCGGGTCGAAGGTGCCGCGGTGCCCGCCGGCATTCGGTCCCTGCGCGGCGACCGCGTCGACACCGCGCGCCACGGCCTCCTGGCCCTCCGCCAGCGTCGTCACCGTCGCGACCGTGGTGATGCCGAGCCCTTTGAGCCGGTCGATCTCGGCGACCTCGGGCAGCGCGAACGTGAAGGACACCACCTCCGGCCGCAGGTCGCAGACCACGTCGAGCTTCGCCGCCCAGTCGTCGTCGTCCCAGCGCGGTTCGCCGATCCGCACGCCGTAGCGCGTCGCGTCGCCGTCGAGCCCGGCGGCGTAGCGGTGCACGGCGTCGGCCGACGCCACGTTCGGCTGCGGCACGAACAGGTTCACCCCCAGCGGGCCGGTGGTGAGCGCGCGGGCCGCGGTGACGCGCTCCGCGAGTGCATCGGCGCGCAGGTAGCCGGCGGCCAGGAAGCCGAGCCCACCGGCATTCGTTGCGGCAGCGGCCAGTTCGGGCGTGCTCGGACCGCCCGCCATGGGCGCCGCGAGCACCGGAACCGTCAGACCGCGCAGGTCGAAGTCAGCCGTGGGCATGGGCTCCATCCTGCACCGTCGACACCCCCGGCGGGGACGGTGTTGACTCGATGCATGGCCATTGCGTTCAACCACACCATCGTGGCCGCCCGCAACCGCGCGGAGTCGGCCCGCTTCTTCACCGAGCTGTTCGGGCTGCCCGCCGCCGCGGAGTTCGGCCCGTTCCTCGCCGTCGGCGTCGAGCACGGCGTCAGCCTCGACTTCGCCCAGGTCGGCGCGGACGCCGAGATCCACCCCCAGCATTATGCGTTCCTGGTGTCCGAGGACGACTTCGACGCCATCTACGGCCGGATCCGCGACCGCGGACTGCCGCACTGGGCCGATCCGCACGGCCGCCTTCCCGGCGCGATCAACCACCACGACGGGGGCCGCGGCGTCTACTTCCAGGACCCGTCGGGGCACTATCTGGAGATCATCACCCAGCCCTACGGCTCCGGCGGCTGACGGTCGTCAGCCGTGGCCGCGTTGCTCCTCCTGGGTGAGGTAGTCCTCCGCGAGCCCGGCGACGTGGTCGGGTAGGGCACCGGAGGCCACCGCGGCGAGGCTGGTCTCCTCGAGCACCGCCCGCATGCTGGCCCGCAGTGCCCGCCAGACGTCGGTGAGCGCGGCGGTGGGACCGGAGTACGGCAGGTCCCCCAGCCCGATGTCGCGGACGCTGGCCAGCGGACCGTCGATGCAGCGCAGCACGTCGGCGATGCTGATCTCCGCCGCGGGCCGGGCCAGCTCGTAACCGCCGTCGCGGCCGCGGTGGCTGCGCACCAGCCGGTCGGTGCGCAGATC is from Mycolicibacterium grossiae and encodes:
- a CDS encoding DUF4097 family beta strand repeat-containing protein, whose protein sequence is MTTIAPPPLSPGGRTAFRVFLVVVATVAVVGTVVALGATAWGVSTFRVVADEKTLPAGTRTLTIDTGDVPAAVRLRTDRDAVEPRITMRLLDTARSGEQALDVRTSGSDTRVVVAGARADVLGWGRAGEITVSLPPETSRRLAVTTRQGTGVLFAGADLDSLTATNADGAVVLGGSARRLEVRTQDADVVTREPVAVAESFVADTVNGDVTVDFADAAPATIEAATETGDVALGLPDPGPYLVRASGTSTRVRVSETEDAGRAAARVTVRAGDGSAVVDRSGAPRLARHDRP
- a CDS encoding response regulator transcription factor — its product is MTTSQVGGAAPRQAALGRLPRMYRADGSPIRALLVDDERALTNLVQMALKFEGWTVDVAHDAAEAVARYRANTPDVVVLDIMLPDMDGLGVLERLRESGGYTPILFLTARDSVRDRVNGLTAGGDDYMTKPFSLEELVARLRGLLRRSAYLTPEDEQVLTVGDLVLDGSSHTVTRGGTDIALTSTEYELLRFLMRNPRRAVARQEILDRVWNYDFGGRSSIVDLYVSYLRKKIDSGRAPMLHTVRGVGYALRPVE
- a CDS encoding sensor histidine kinase, with translation MSSVRRRGWRTWPLRRQLVLGVSAVVVTVLITVGTMSVLTLRSSVTGIVDTQLTAAADGFSQSVAKYRATPLPDGGGLPPADAVKPLHLVIGQAPGNIIVATRDGRVVDSAMFGDGEATDAPAEAVAELTEHAEQVGSAHNLWLSGLGKYRMTSRTSGPGEVLITAASLRQASAAATRETIIVAALTALALIVTAAGTLAIVRVALRPLGRVAATAAEVAATPLSRDRYAITPRVPAGDTDPRTEVGLVGDTLNQLLAHVEGALTDVAASDRRMRQFITDASHELRTPLAAIGGYAELTRQDSSVLPETTEYSLARIEAEAARMNALVSDLLLLARLDEGQDLEKTDVDLADLVVNAVNDVAVSAPAHRWTTTVPDEPAWVHGDRAKLHQAVANLLGNARDHTPAGTTVLARVVGGAAIRLEVRDDGPGIAPELQPHLFERFVRADRARSRDSGNSGLGLAIAQSIVEAHGGTITVTSGGGATSFTMTLPAAEPTRAYGEADLAMSRQ
- a CDS encoding nitronate monooxygenase, translating into MPTADFDLRGLTVPVLAAPMAGGPSTPELAAAATNAGGLGFLAAGYLRADALAERVTAARALTTGPLGVNLFVPQPNVASADAVHRYAAGLDGDATRYGVRIGEPRWDDDDWAAKLDVVCDLRPEVVSFTFALPEVAEIDRLKGLGITTVATVTTLAEGQEAVARGVDAVAAQGPNAGGHRGTFDPLASPATQPLDQLVRATAMSLGVPVVAAGGLMSAADVADVLGFGAVAAQLGTAFLLTDEAGSSPVHRAALRDPELTETVVTRCFSGRYARGLRNRFVVDHDADAPFGYPEIHYLTSPLRAAAIKAGDPGGVNVWAGTGFRQARTGSVADVMATLA
- a CDS encoding VOC family protein, whose product is MAIAFNHTIVAARNRAESARFFTELFGLPAAAEFGPFLAVGVEHGVSLDFAQVGADAEIHPQHYAFLVSEDDFDAIYGRIRDRGLPHWADPHGRLPGAINHHDGGRGVYFQDPSGHYLEIITQPYGSGG
- a CDS encoding Rrf2 family transcriptional regulator, producing MRMSAKAEYAVRAMVQLATVDDGVLVKTDDLARAQGIPAQFLVDILSDLRTDRLVRSHRGRDGGYELARPAAEISIADVLRCIDGPLASVRDIGLGDLPYSGPTAALTDVWRALRASMRAVLEETSLAAVASGALPDHVAGLAEDYLTQEEQRGHG